One Lepus europaeus isolate LE1 chromosome 7, mLepTim1.pri, whole genome shotgun sequence DNA segment encodes these proteins:
- the LOC133764596 gene encoding ferritin light chain-like yields MASQIRQNYSPEVEAAVNHLVNLHLRASYTYLSLGFYFDRDDKALEGVSHFRELAEEKRGEAAQRLLKMQNQRGGRALFQDVQKPSQDEWGKTLNAMEAALALKKNLNQALLDLHALGSAHTDPHLCDFLENHFLDEEVKLLKKMGDHLTNIRRLSGPQASLGEYLFERLTLKHD; encoded by the coding sequence ATGGCCTCCCAGATCCGTCAGAACTACTCCCCCGAGGTGGAGGCTGCCGTCAACCACCTGGTCAATCTGCACCTGCGGGCCTCCTACACCTACCTCTCTCTGGGCTTCTATTTCGACCGCGACGATAAGGCTCTGGAGGGCGTGAGCCACTTCCGCGAGTTGGCGGAGGAGAAGCGCGGCGAGGCCGCCCAGCGGCTCCTGAAGATGCAAAACCAGCGCGGAGGCCGCGCCCTCTTCCAGGACGTGCAGAAGCCGTCCCAGGATGAGTGGGGCAAGACCCTCAACGCCATGGAAGCTGCCTTGGCCCTGAAGAAGAACCTGAACCAGGCCCTCCTGGACCTTCATGCCTTGGGCTCCGCCCACACGGACCCTCACCTCTGTGACTTCCTGGAGAACCACTTCCTGGACGAGGAGGTGAAGCTCCTGAAGAAGATGGGCGACCACCTGACCAACATCCGCCGCCTGAGCGGCCCCCAGGCCTCGCTGGGCGAGTACCTCTTCGAGAGGCTCACGCTCAAGCACGACTAG
- the LOC133763848 gene encoding LOW QUALITY PROTEIN: tRNA methyltransferase 10 homolog C-like (The sequence of the model RefSeq protein was modified relative to this genomic sequence to represent the inferred CDS: deleted 1 base in 1 codon) codes for KSGAQAMQFGQPLVFDMIYDNYMKPKELQNAVSQLLESEGCNRRNIDPFHIYFCNFKINGAYHRELVKRYGEKWDKLLLTATEKSYVDLFPKDDIYIYLTADSPNVMTTFRHDKIYIVGSFVDKAMQPGTSLAKAKRLKLATECLPLDKYLQWDIGTKNLTLDQMMRILLCLKNSGSWEEALKFVPRRKHSGYLEVSQQSRDFVNKLKKVKTFNSFPKGSLNVLTQKR; via the exons aaatcaggtgctCAGGCCATGCAGTTTGGACAGCCTTTAGTTTTTGACATGATTTATGATAATTATATGAAACCAAAAGAACTACAGAATGCAGTTTCTCAACTTTTAGAAAGTGAAGGGTGTAACAGAAGAAATATTGATCCTTTCCATATTTATTtctgtaactttaaaataaatggtgCTTATCATAGAGAGTTAGTTAAACGTTATGGAGAAAAATGGGACAAATTGCTTTTAACAGCAACAGAAAAGTCTTATGTAGATTTATTTCCAAAGGatgatatt tatatttatttaactgCAGATTCTCCCAATGTTATGACTACTTTTAGACATGACAAAATTTATATAGTTGGATCATTTGTTGATAAGGCTATGCAACCAGGCACATCCCTAGCCAAGGCAAAACGACTGAAGCTGGCAACAGAATGCCTTCCATTAGATAAATATTTACAGTGGGACATTGGTACCAAAAATCTCACCCTAGATCAGATGATGCGTATTTTGTTATGTCTGAAAAACTCTGGAAGTTGGGAAGAGGCTCTGAAGTTTGTTCCCAGGAGAAAGCATAGTGGTTATCTGGAGGTTTCACAACAATCTCGAGATTTTGTCAATAAACTGAAGAAGGTAAAGACCTTTAATTCATTTCCAAAAGGCTCTCTAAATGTACTTACACAAAAGAGATAA